A window from Dysidea avara chromosome 2, odDysAvar1.4, whole genome shotgun sequence encodes these proteins:
- the LOC136246844 gene encoding sushi, von Willebrand factor type A, EGF and pentraxin domain-containing protein 1-like isoform X4, with product MFLYSERYQMKGALIIIFLTILAVTLAQQPFWVTTLKAKCQSSGEKSSCLGAIISDDCLITAASCFSHCAQNDSLSIKATALQYSTSGKSMRIKVVKDGITIHPDYATSQAADLALVKFETPKFVLAKATISDNCKQINKADDLSVINVINEKTITTSPIQKDVNKKCKDIYKPNWQGSTQTCFNTSACAEKPGSFIEDDNTLYAMTTFGCMQGSNTIAALLICKYYEWINDHFTTPTAPMCDDPPAISKALIDIPDSLEEGAVATYTCATRYGLVGDKQLTCKNGKWTGVVPSCQDCPPFNLCNGNFRIVETSVFLYTTNLKCNKGYQLNGGEVNYCDHGKWRFPLQTCTMSGFQKRLCSDGKWEGFPPKCVSNTQCNNPPNVSNANIDNPDPLEEGANATYTCTTRYVLVGDKQLTCKNGKWTGVVPSCQDCPPFKLRNGNFRRLETNKLLYVSSLKCNKGYQLNGRAVNYCEHGKWRFPLQTCTIKQCPIPEDIPIGSVRHNNPPIHGSLAVYSCPTGYQVSGFQKRLCSDGKWEGFPPKCVSIKKRCPQYEFLPCGTTSNSGGTKAGATVTYTPLPNFMLLGPSVITCQPNGTWSSPMPKCRRLCPMDFNLENGDYELIMDDMKVEYDMKLTCDKGFIMKGLEKFTCTELGVWDRIPSQTKCVKVCKCLDVNNGDATCQKIRDFLFAYVTCKRGYKLQGSSPAICENGAYILTPKCVRK from the exons ATGTTCCTTTACT CTGAGAGATACCAAATGAAGGGTGCATTAATCATCATCTTTCTGACTATTCTTGCAGTCACACTAGCCCAGCAGCCATTCTGGGTTACCACACTTAAAGCAAAGTGTCAATCAAGTGGTGAAAAGTCCAGTTGTCTTGGAGCCATCATTTCTGATGACTGTTTGATTACTGCTGCCAGCTGTTTTTCTCACTGTGCACAGAATGATTCCTTGTCAATTAAAGCTACAGCCCTGCAATACTCTACATCTGGTAAATCAATGAGGATCAAAGTGGTAAAAGATGGTATTACAATTCATCCCGATTATGCTACTTCTCAAGCTGCTGATCTTGCCCTGGTAAAGTTTGAGACCCCCAAGTTTGTACTGGCTAAAGCGACCATTAGTGataactgcaaacaaataaacaaagcTGATGACCTTTCTGTTATTAACGTTATCAACGAAAAGACTATCACCACTTCACCTATCCAGAAAGATGTAAATAAGAAATGCAAAGACATATATAAGCCCAATTGGCAGGGATCAACCCAGACCTGCTTTAATACTTCTGCATGTGCCGAGAAACCAGGCAGCTTCATTGAAGATGACAACACACTATACGCCATGACAACATTCGGATGTATGCAAGGGTCCAATACAATAGCAGCACTGTTAATCTGTAAATATTATGAATGGATCAACGATCACTTTACTACTCCAACAG CACCAATGTGTGACGACCCTCCTGCTATATCCAAAGCATTAATTGATATTCCTGATTCTCTTGAAGAAGGAGCTGTAGCAACATATACCTGTGCAACACGTTATGGTTTAGTTGGTGACAAGCAGCTTACTTGCAAGAATGGAAAATGGACAGGTGTTGTACCCAGTTGCCAAG ATTGTCCACCATTTAACCTTTGCAATGGCAACTTTCGTATAGTAGAAACTAGTGTATTTCTGTATACCACAAATCTAAAGTGCAACAAAGGATATCAATTGAATGGAGGAGAAGTCAACTATTGTGATCATGGAAAATGGAGGTTTCCACTTCAAACGTGTACTA TGTCAGGTTTCCAGAAACGACTATGTAGTGATGGCAAATGGGAAGGATTTCCACCAAAGTGTGTATCAAACA CACAGTGTAACAACCCTCCTAATGTATCCAACGCAAATATTGATAATCCTGATCCTCTTGAAGAAGGAGCTAATGCAACATATACCTGTACAACACGTTACGTTTTAGTTGGTGACAAGCAGCTTACCTGCAAGAATGGAAAATGGACAGGTGTTGTACCCAGTTGCCAAG ATTGCCCACCATTTAAACTTCGCAATGGCAACTTTCGTAGACTAGAAACTAATAAATTACTGTATGTCTCAAGTCTGAAGTGCAACAAAGGATATCAATTGAATGGAAGAGCAGTCAACTATTGTGAGCATGGAAAATGGAGGTTTCCACTTCAAACGTGTACTA TTAAGCAGTGTCCGATCCCTGAAGACATTCCTATTGGGTCTGTACGGCATAATAATCCACCAATACATGGCTCCCTAGCAGTTTACAGTTGCCCTACTGGTTATCAAGTGTCAGGTTTCCAGAAACGGCTATGTAGTGATGGCAAATGGGAAGGATTTCCACCAAAGTGTGTAAGCATCA AAAAACGCTGCCCACAATATGAATTTCTACCATGTGGAACAACATCCAACTCTGGTGGTACTAAAGCCGgtgctacagttacatatacacCTCTCCCTAATTTTATGCTGTTGGGACCTTCTGTAATAACATGTCAACCAAATGGAACCTGGTCATCACCTATGCCAAAATGTCGCA GATTGTGCCCTATGGATTTTAATCTGGAGAATGGAGATTATGAACTGATAATGGATGACATGAAAGTTGAATATGATATGAAATTGACCTGCGATAAAGGATTTATAATGAAAGGACTTGAAAAGTTTACCTGTACAGAACTTGGTGTATGGGACAGAATCCCTAGTCAAACTAAATGTGTCA AAGTATGCAAATGTTTGGATGTTAACAATGGAGATGCAACTTGCCAAAAAATACGTGATTTCTTATTTGCCTATGTCACATGCAAACGAGGCTATAAACTTCAAGGTAGTAGCCCTGCAATATGCGAAAATGGAGCATATATTTTAACACCAAAGTGTGTCCGCAAGTAA
- the LOC136246844 gene encoding sushi, von Willebrand factor type A, EGF and pentraxin domain-containing protein 1-like isoform X3: MKGALIIIFLTILAVTLAQQPFWVTTLKAKCQSSGEKSSCLGAIISDDCLITAASCFSHCAQNDSLSIKATALQYSTSGKSMRIKVVKDGITIHPDYATSQAADLALVKFETPKFVLAKATISDNCKQINKADDLSVINVINEKTITTSPIQKDVNKKCKDIYKPNWQGSTQTCFNTSACAEKPGSFIEDDNTLYAMTTFGCMQGSNTIAALLICKYYEWINDHFTTPTAPMCDDPPAISKALIDIPDSLEEGAVATYTCATRYGLVGDKQLTCKNGKWTGVVPSCQDCPPFNLCNGNFRIVETSVFLYTTNLKCNKGYQLNGGEVNYCDHGKWRFPLQTCTIKQCPIPENIPIGSVQHNNPPIHGSLAVYSCPTRYAVSGFQKRLCSDGKWEGFPPKCVSNTQCNNPPNVSNANIDNPDPLEEGANATYTCTTRYVLVGDKQLTCKNGKWTGVVPSCQDCPPFKLRNGNFRRLETNKLLYVSSLKCNKGYQLNGRAVNYCEHGKWRFPLQTCTIKQCPIPEDIPIGSVRHNNPPIHGSLAVYSCPTGYQVSGFQKRLCSDGKWEGFPPKCVSIKKRCPQYEFLPCGTTSNSGGTKAGATVTYTPLPNFMLLGPSVITCQPNGTWSSPMPKCRRLCPMDFNLENGDYELIMDDMKVEYDMKLTCDKGFIMKGLEKFTCTELGVWDRIPSQTKCVKVCKCLDVNNGDATCQKIRDFLFAYVTCKRGYKLQGSSPAICENGAYILTPKCVRK; this comes from the exons ATGAAGGGTGCATTAATCATCATCTTTCTGACTATTCTTGCAGTCACACTAGCCCAGCAGCCATTCTGGGTTACCACACTTAAAGCAAAGTGTCAATCAAGTGGTGAAAAGTCCAGTTGTCTTGGAGCCATCATTTCTGATGACTGTTTGATTACTGCTGCCAGCTGTTTTTCTCACTGTGCACAGAATGATTCCTTGTCAATTAAAGCTACAGCCCTGCAATACTCTACATCTGGTAAATCAATGAGGATCAAAGTGGTAAAAGATGGTATTACAATTCATCCCGATTATGCTACTTCTCAAGCTGCTGATCTTGCCCTGGTAAAGTTTGAGACCCCCAAGTTTGTACTGGCTAAAGCGACCATTAGTGataactgcaaacaaataaacaaagcTGATGACCTTTCTGTTATTAACGTTATCAACGAAAAGACTATCACCACTTCACCTATCCAGAAAGATGTAAATAAGAAATGCAAAGACATATATAAGCCCAATTGGCAGGGATCAACCCAGACCTGCTTTAATACTTCTGCATGTGCCGAGAAACCAGGCAGCTTCATTGAAGATGACAACACACTATACGCCATGACAACATTCGGATGTATGCAAGGGTCCAATACAATAGCAGCACTGTTAATCTGTAAATATTATGAATGGATCAACGATCACTTTACTACTCCAACAG CACCAATGTGTGACGACCCTCCTGCTATATCCAAAGCATTAATTGATATTCCTGATTCTCTTGAAGAAGGAGCTGTAGCAACATATACCTGTGCAACACGTTATGGTTTAGTTGGTGACAAGCAGCTTACTTGCAAGAATGGAAAATGGACAGGTGTTGTACCCAGTTGCCAAG ATTGTCCACCATTTAACCTTTGCAATGGCAACTTTCGTATAGTAGAAACTAGTGTATTTCTGTATACCACAAATCTAAAGTGCAACAAAGGATATCAATTGAATGGAGGAGAAGTCAACTATTGTGATCATGGAAAATGGAGGTTTCCACTTCAAACGTGTACTA TTAAGCAATGTCCGATCCCTGAAAACATTCCTATTGGGTCTGTACAGCATAATAACCCACCAATACATGGCTCCCTAGCAGTTTACAGTTGCCCTACTCGTTATGCAGTGTCAGGTTTCCAGAAACGACTATGTAGTGATGGCAAATGGGAAGGATTTCCACCAAAGTGTGTATCAAACA CACAGTGTAACAACCCTCCTAATGTATCCAACGCAAATATTGATAATCCTGATCCTCTTGAAGAAGGAGCTAATGCAACATATACCTGTACAACACGTTACGTTTTAGTTGGTGACAAGCAGCTTACCTGCAAGAATGGAAAATGGACAGGTGTTGTACCCAGTTGCCAAG ATTGCCCACCATTTAAACTTCGCAATGGCAACTTTCGTAGACTAGAAACTAATAAATTACTGTATGTCTCAAGTCTGAAGTGCAACAAAGGATATCAATTGAATGGAAGAGCAGTCAACTATTGTGAGCATGGAAAATGGAGGTTTCCACTTCAAACGTGTACTA TTAAGCAGTGTCCGATCCCTGAAGACATTCCTATTGGGTCTGTACGGCATAATAATCCACCAATACATGGCTCCCTAGCAGTTTACAGTTGCCCTACTGGTTATCAAGTGTCAGGTTTCCAGAAACGGCTATGTAGTGATGGCAAATGGGAAGGATTTCCACCAAAGTGTGTAAGCATCA AAAAACGCTGCCCACAATATGAATTTCTACCATGTGGAACAACATCCAACTCTGGTGGTACTAAAGCCGgtgctacagttacatatacacCTCTCCCTAATTTTATGCTGTTGGGACCTTCTGTAATAACATGTCAACCAAATGGAACCTGGTCATCACCTATGCCAAAATGTCGCA GATTGTGCCCTATGGATTTTAATCTGGAGAATGGAGATTATGAACTGATAATGGATGACATGAAAGTTGAATATGATATGAAATTGACCTGCGATAAAGGATTTATAATGAAAGGACTTGAAAAGTTTACCTGTACAGAACTTGGTGTATGGGACAGAATCCCTAGTCAAACTAAATGTGTCA AAGTATGCAAATGTTTGGATGTTAACAATGGAGATGCAACTTGCCAAAAAATACGTGATTTCTTATTTGCCTATGTCACATGCAAACGAGGCTATAAACTTCAAGGTAGTAGCCCTGCAATATGCGAAAATGGAGCATATATTTTAACACCAAAGTGTGTCCGCAAGTAA
- the LOC136246844 gene encoding zona pellucida sperm-binding protein 3 receptor-like isoform X5, which yields MFLYSERYQMKGALIIIFLTILAVTLAQQPFWVTTLKAKCQSSGEKSSCLGAIISDDCLITAASCFSHCAQNDSLSIKATALQYSTSGKSMRIKVVKDGITIHPDYATSQAADLALVKFETPKFVLAKATISDNCKQINKADDLSVINVINEKTITTSPIQKDVNKKCKDIYKPNWQGSTQTCFNTSACAEKPGSFIEDDNTLYAMTTFGCMQGSNTIAALLICKYYEWINDHFTTPTAPMCDDPPAISKALIDIPDSLEEGAVATYTCATRYGLVGDKQLTCKNGKWTGVVPSCQDCPPFNLCNGNFRIVETSVFLYTTNLKCNKGYQLNGGEVNYCDHGKWRFPLQTCTTQCNNPPNVSNANIDNPDPLEEGANATYTCTTRYVLVGDKQLTCKNGKWTGVVPSCQDCPPFKLRNGNFRRLETNKLLYVSSLKCNKGYQLNGRAVNYCEHGKWRFPLQTCTIKQCPIPEDIPIGSVRHNNPPIHGSLAVYSCPTGYQVSGFQKRLCSDGKWEGFPPKCVSIKKRCPQYEFLPCGTTSNSGGTKAGATVTYTPLPNFMLLGPSVITCQPNGTWSSPMPKCRRLCPMDFNLENGDYELIMDDMKVEYDMKLTCDKGFIMKGLEKFTCTELGVWDRIPSQTKCVKVCKCLDVNNGDATCQKIRDFLFAYVTCKRGYKLQGSSPAICENGAYILTPKCVRK from the exons ATGTTCCTTTACT CTGAGAGATACCAAATGAAGGGTGCATTAATCATCATCTTTCTGACTATTCTTGCAGTCACACTAGCCCAGCAGCCATTCTGGGTTACCACACTTAAAGCAAAGTGTCAATCAAGTGGTGAAAAGTCCAGTTGTCTTGGAGCCATCATTTCTGATGACTGTTTGATTACTGCTGCCAGCTGTTTTTCTCACTGTGCACAGAATGATTCCTTGTCAATTAAAGCTACAGCCCTGCAATACTCTACATCTGGTAAATCAATGAGGATCAAAGTGGTAAAAGATGGTATTACAATTCATCCCGATTATGCTACTTCTCAAGCTGCTGATCTTGCCCTGGTAAAGTTTGAGACCCCCAAGTTTGTACTGGCTAAAGCGACCATTAGTGataactgcaaacaaataaacaaagcTGATGACCTTTCTGTTATTAACGTTATCAACGAAAAGACTATCACCACTTCACCTATCCAGAAAGATGTAAATAAGAAATGCAAAGACATATATAAGCCCAATTGGCAGGGATCAACCCAGACCTGCTTTAATACTTCTGCATGTGCCGAGAAACCAGGCAGCTTCATTGAAGATGACAACACACTATACGCCATGACAACATTCGGATGTATGCAAGGGTCCAATACAATAGCAGCACTGTTAATCTGTAAATATTATGAATGGATCAACGATCACTTTACTACTCCAACAG CACCAATGTGTGACGACCCTCCTGCTATATCCAAAGCATTAATTGATATTCCTGATTCTCTTGAAGAAGGAGCTGTAGCAACATATACCTGTGCAACACGTTATGGTTTAGTTGGTGACAAGCAGCTTACTTGCAAGAATGGAAAATGGACAGGTGTTGTACCCAGTTGCCAAG ATTGTCCACCATTTAACCTTTGCAATGGCAACTTTCGTATAGTAGAAACTAGTGTATTTCTGTATACCACAAATCTAAAGTGCAACAAAGGATATCAATTGAATGGAGGAGAAGTCAACTATTGTGATCATGGAAAATGGAGGTTTCCACTTCAAACGTGTACTA CACAGTGTAACAACCCTCCTAATGTATCCAACGCAAATATTGATAATCCTGATCCTCTTGAAGAAGGAGCTAATGCAACATATACCTGTACAACACGTTACGTTTTAGTTGGTGACAAGCAGCTTACCTGCAAGAATGGAAAATGGACAGGTGTTGTACCCAGTTGCCAAG ATTGCCCACCATTTAAACTTCGCAATGGCAACTTTCGTAGACTAGAAACTAATAAATTACTGTATGTCTCAAGTCTGAAGTGCAACAAAGGATATCAATTGAATGGAAGAGCAGTCAACTATTGTGAGCATGGAAAATGGAGGTTTCCACTTCAAACGTGTACTA TTAAGCAGTGTCCGATCCCTGAAGACATTCCTATTGGGTCTGTACGGCATAATAATCCACCAATACATGGCTCCCTAGCAGTTTACAGTTGCCCTACTGGTTATCAAGTGTCAGGTTTCCAGAAACGGCTATGTAGTGATGGCAAATGGGAAGGATTTCCACCAAAGTGTGTAAGCATCA AAAAACGCTGCCCACAATATGAATTTCTACCATGTGGAACAACATCCAACTCTGGTGGTACTAAAGCCGgtgctacagttacatatacacCTCTCCCTAATTTTATGCTGTTGGGACCTTCTGTAATAACATGTCAACCAAATGGAACCTGGTCATCACCTATGCCAAAATGTCGCA GATTGTGCCCTATGGATTTTAATCTGGAGAATGGAGATTATGAACTGATAATGGATGACATGAAAGTTGAATATGATATGAAATTGACCTGCGATAAAGGATTTATAATGAAAGGACTTGAAAAGTTTACCTGTACAGAACTTGGTGTATGGGACAGAATCCCTAGTCAAACTAAATGTGTCA AAGTATGCAAATGTTTGGATGTTAACAATGGAGATGCAACTTGCCAAAAAATACGTGATTTCTTATTTGCCTATGTCACATGCAAACGAGGCTATAAACTTCAAGGTAGTAGCCCTGCAATATGCGAAAATGGAGCATATATTTTAACACCAAAGTGTGTCCGCAAGTAA
- the LOC136246844 gene encoding sushi, von Willebrand factor type A, EGF and pentraxin domain-containing protein 1-like isoform X1: MFLYSERYQMKGALIIIFLTILAVTLAQQPFWVTTLKAKCQSSGEKSSCLGAIISDDCLITAASCFSHCAQNDSLSIKATALQYSTSGKSMRIKVVKDGITIHPDYATSQAADLALVKFETPKFVLAKATISDNCKQINKADDLSVINVINEKTITTSPIQKDVNKKCKDIYKPNWQGSTQTCFNTSACAEKPGSFIEDDNTLYAMTTFGCMQGSNTIAALLICKYYEWINDHFTTPTAPMCDDPPAISKALIDIPDSLEEGAVATYTCATRYGLVGDKQLTCKNGKWTGVVPSCQDCPPFNLCNGNFRIVETSVFLYTTNLKCNKGYQLNGGEVNYCDHGKWRFPLQTCTIKQCPIPENIPIGSVQHNNPPIHGSLAVYSCPTRYAVSGFQKRLCSDGKWEGFPPKCVSNTQCNNPPNVSNANIDNPDPLEEGANATYTCTTRYVLVGDKQLTCKNGKWTGVVPSCQDCPPFKLRNGNFRRLETNKLLYVSSLKCNKGYQLNGRAVNYCEHGKWRFPLQTCTIKQCPIPEDIPIGSVRHNNPPIHGSLAVYSCPTGYQVSGFQKRLCSDGKWEGFPPKCVSIKKRCPQYEFLPCGTTSNSGGTKAGATVTYTPLPNFMLLGPSVITCQPNGTWSSPMPKCRRLCPMDFNLENGDYELIMDDMKVEYDMKLTCDKGFIMKGLEKFTCTELGVWDRIPSQTKCVKVCKCLDVNNGDATCQKIRDFLFAYVTCKRGYKLQGSSPAICENGAYILTPKCVRK, encoded by the exons ATGTTCCTTTACT CTGAGAGATACCAAATGAAGGGTGCATTAATCATCATCTTTCTGACTATTCTTGCAGTCACACTAGCCCAGCAGCCATTCTGGGTTACCACACTTAAAGCAAAGTGTCAATCAAGTGGTGAAAAGTCCAGTTGTCTTGGAGCCATCATTTCTGATGACTGTTTGATTACTGCTGCCAGCTGTTTTTCTCACTGTGCACAGAATGATTCCTTGTCAATTAAAGCTACAGCCCTGCAATACTCTACATCTGGTAAATCAATGAGGATCAAAGTGGTAAAAGATGGTATTACAATTCATCCCGATTATGCTACTTCTCAAGCTGCTGATCTTGCCCTGGTAAAGTTTGAGACCCCCAAGTTTGTACTGGCTAAAGCGACCATTAGTGataactgcaaacaaataaacaaagcTGATGACCTTTCTGTTATTAACGTTATCAACGAAAAGACTATCACCACTTCACCTATCCAGAAAGATGTAAATAAGAAATGCAAAGACATATATAAGCCCAATTGGCAGGGATCAACCCAGACCTGCTTTAATACTTCTGCATGTGCCGAGAAACCAGGCAGCTTCATTGAAGATGACAACACACTATACGCCATGACAACATTCGGATGTATGCAAGGGTCCAATACAATAGCAGCACTGTTAATCTGTAAATATTATGAATGGATCAACGATCACTTTACTACTCCAACAG CACCAATGTGTGACGACCCTCCTGCTATATCCAAAGCATTAATTGATATTCCTGATTCTCTTGAAGAAGGAGCTGTAGCAACATATACCTGTGCAACACGTTATGGTTTAGTTGGTGACAAGCAGCTTACTTGCAAGAATGGAAAATGGACAGGTGTTGTACCCAGTTGCCAAG ATTGTCCACCATTTAACCTTTGCAATGGCAACTTTCGTATAGTAGAAACTAGTGTATTTCTGTATACCACAAATCTAAAGTGCAACAAAGGATATCAATTGAATGGAGGAGAAGTCAACTATTGTGATCATGGAAAATGGAGGTTTCCACTTCAAACGTGTACTA TTAAGCAATGTCCGATCCCTGAAAACATTCCTATTGGGTCTGTACAGCATAATAACCCACCAATACATGGCTCCCTAGCAGTTTACAGTTGCCCTACTCGTTATGCAGTGTCAGGTTTCCAGAAACGACTATGTAGTGATGGCAAATGGGAAGGATTTCCACCAAAGTGTGTATCAAACA CACAGTGTAACAACCCTCCTAATGTATCCAACGCAAATATTGATAATCCTGATCCTCTTGAAGAAGGAGCTAATGCAACATATACCTGTACAACACGTTACGTTTTAGTTGGTGACAAGCAGCTTACCTGCAAGAATGGAAAATGGACAGGTGTTGTACCCAGTTGCCAAG ATTGCCCACCATTTAAACTTCGCAATGGCAACTTTCGTAGACTAGAAACTAATAAATTACTGTATGTCTCAAGTCTGAAGTGCAACAAAGGATATCAATTGAATGGAAGAGCAGTCAACTATTGTGAGCATGGAAAATGGAGGTTTCCACTTCAAACGTGTACTA TTAAGCAGTGTCCGATCCCTGAAGACATTCCTATTGGGTCTGTACGGCATAATAATCCACCAATACATGGCTCCCTAGCAGTTTACAGTTGCCCTACTGGTTATCAAGTGTCAGGTTTCCAGAAACGGCTATGTAGTGATGGCAAATGGGAAGGATTTCCACCAAAGTGTGTAAGCATCA AAAAACGCTGCCCACAATATGAATTTCTACCATGTGGAACAACATCCAACTCTGGTGGTACTAAAGCCGgtgctacagttacatatacacCTCTCCCTAATTTTATGCTGTTGGGACCTTCTGTAATAACATGTCAACCAAATGGAACCTGGTCATCACCTATGCCAAAATGTCGCA GATTGTGCCCTATGGATTTTAATCTGGAGAATGGAGATTATGAACTGATAATGGATGACATGAAAGTTGAATATGATATGAAATTGACCTGCGATAAAGGATTTATAATGAAAGGACTTGAAAAGTTTACCTGTACAGAACTTGGTGTATGGGACAGAATCCCTAGTCAAACTAAATGTGTCA AAGTATGCAAATGTTTGGATGTTAACAATGGAGATGCAACTTGCCAAAAAATACGTGATTTCTTATTTGCCTATGTCACATGCAAACGAGGCTATAAACTTCAAGGTAGTAGCCCTGCAATATGCGAAAATGGAGCATATATTTTAACACCAAAGTGTGTCCGCAAGTAA